DNA sequence from the Candidatus Cloacimonadota bacterium genome:
AATGCCAGCATTGCAACACAAATTTATATGCAGGTTGTAAATTCCAATGGTACTTTCGGTTTGCAGGAAGATGGTGTAGCTATTACACAGATGACTGGCTATGATCAGGATAATTTTGATGCTTATAAAGAAACCGATGAAAGTACTATAGCATTAGTTTGGGAAGAAAACCGAGGTAACGAAAGAAAAGTTTATGCCCAGGCAGTCGATTTGAATGCTACTTCACTTTGGAATGATATGGGAATTCAGCTCAGCTCAATAGATTATGAACAATACAGCGCAAAAATTTCATTGGATAATTCAAGTTATTATGCGGGTTGGACAGATTATAACGGAGATTTTATTAGTCCTGTAATTCGAGTAATGGGACAGAAACTTGATGCTTCAGGAAACCTGCAATGGGGAACTGAAGGTGTGGAAATTGCCGATCGTCCAGGTGATGATGTGATCACAGATGTTGTTGGCAGATATTACATCTGGCAAAACGAATCGTGGCCCGATTATAACATTTATGCCAAACTTGTGAATGAAGACGGAACTACGGCTGCCGGTTGGGATGATAATGGAACACTTATCTGCGATGCAGATGAAAATCAGAAAGAAGCCAAAGGTATTATGACGCCAGACGGACTATTGATACTTTGGAAAGATGCTCGAAATGGTGACTTTGACATCTACGGACAGCTCATCACTGAAGATGGCGTAACACAATGGGAAGATAACGGGAAAGCTCTTGTTTCTGTTGTGAACGACCAGGAACTCTCTAACTTCCTGTACAATGACGGAGTTGTGATGACCTGGGAAGATTATCGAACCGGCTCCGCTTTTGATGTTTACATGCAGCAGTTCGACACAAGTGGAAATGAAGTATTTACCGCTGATGGACTTCCGATAATCGTACATGGAAATGATCAGGTAAATCCATATATTACAATGAGCAATGATGAATATATGATCTTCTGGGAAGATTATCAAACAGAATCTGAGTCAAATCTTATGGGACAATATATTCATGATGATGGTAGTTTAGAATGGCCTTCACTCGGTTTCATGATCGACGATGGCATCAAAAATCAGAATAAACCGGAAGCTGTTTCTCATGGCATGTATTCCTATGTATTCTGGGAAGATACACGTTCCAGTGGTAAAACTGATATATATAACATTTTTGCACAGAAAGTAGAATATGAACCTGTAAGTGTGAATAATAACGAAATTCCACAGGAATTCAATGTGATGCGTCAAAATTTTCCAAATCCCTTCAAAACCTCAACTGCAATTTCGTTTAATATCAATACGAATCAACTGCAGAATGCAAAAGTGGAAATTTTCAATACACGAGGACAGAAAATAAGATCGGTAGAAATAGACAACAGCTCGATAGTTTGGGATGGCAAAGATTTTGCTGGTAAAACTGTATCGAATGGTGTGTATTTCTATAAACTCAAAGCAAAAGGTTTTGATTCAAAACCAAGAAAAATGATCCTTTTAAAATAAGGAGAGATCATGAAAATTAGAGTAATTCTATTGCTGATCGTTCTGACAGGGTTATTGTCGGCGCAAGTAGCATTAGATCCTCGCTATCATACATACGATGAGGCAATGGATGAGATTTTTGCCTATCAGGATACTTTTCCCGATCTGGTGAAAGTAGAACAGATCGGCAACACATTGGGAGCTTATCCCTATCAGAATTCTCTTCCAATTTATGCCGTCAAACTTTCCAATAATGTTCAGGTGGATGAAGATGAACCGGAAATTCTCTTTCTGGGTCCCTGTCATTCGGAAGAAATTCTGGGCATTGAGATCAACATGTTCATGCTGCAGGAAATTATTCAATACAGGAATGTACAGCCTTTCAGTGTGTGGCTGGATAATCTGGAAATCTGGATTGTTCCTACCTATAATCCTGAAGGTTTGCAGGTTGTAATGGATGACTGGGACGAAACTTTTCGCAAAAATAAACGTGATAATAACGGAAATGAAGTTTTTGATTTTGTTCCGGGTTCCGGTGGTGATATCGATGGTGTAGATCCCAATAGAAATTACAGTTTCAACTGGATTCACGGGGAAGGGCTCTATCAAGGTCAGGGAGAAGAATGGAACGATTATTATCGAGGTCCATTTCCCTTCAGCGAAGGAGAATCGCAAACTATCAGAGACTTTGCAGCTCAACATCATTTTATCTATTCCATAGCCTGGCATTCATCCAGAACCGGAAATCTTTCGGAAAAAGTTTTTCATTCTTTTAAATGGGAAGATGTAAAAGCCTGTCCCGATCTGCAATTCAATAAATCGATCGGCGATAATGTGGCCGCCCTCATAGAAAATGAAGCAGGAACAGGCAGTTATGAATCTTATTCTTCTCAGGGACGTAAAGGCGGAGCTAACGACTGGTTCTACAAAACGTATGGAACGGTTCAGTTACTGATCGAATGCGGAACGCAGAACATGCAGCCGAACAATGATCCGCCGCTCTATCTGATCGATGATACTTGTGAACGCAATAGAATTGGAGCTTATTATCTGATGAATAGAGCATTAGGCTATAATGCTGATGCTTCCATGCTGACTGGAATTGTGACTGATGCAACAACTGGTGATCCACTTGTTGCCAGATATTCCATCGATGAGAAAGAAGCTGGATTTTTCGATCCACGCTTTACAGATGAACTTTATGGACGATACTGGCGCCCGATCTCGGTGGGAACATATAATCTGAGAATAAATAAAAAGGGCTATGAGGAATCAGTTACAACCATTACCGTGAACAATTCTCAGTGGACAACTCTTAATATCCAACTAACTCCATTGGATCAAATTATCGTAAATGCTGTAGTAGAAAGCAACGGAACTGCTTTGGATGGAACTATCATGGTTGGAAATGGACAATATATTGAAGAGGATATTTTAGACTTTACAGGTGGAAGTTTAAGTTTTGACAACTATGTGGGAGAACATGAGATCACAGTGATGGCGGCTGGATATGTTCCGCAGGTTTTCACCGTTGATCTTACCGCTGGAGTTTATGATTTGAATATCGAAATGAGTGAAGCTGAAACTATTTTCAATGAAGATTTTGAATCAAATCTTTCTGCCTGGAACGTTCAAGGTGATTGGGCTTTGACGGAAAACTCTACAACTGGAACTTATTCTGTTACCGACAGTCCGGACGAATTTTATCAAAATGGAACTACTGCCAGTCTTACTTTGCTATCTCCCATAAATTTAACTCAAGCTACAGATGACGTTGTAATCGAATTATGGCACAAATATCATACCGAACATGATTATGATTTCTGTCATCTTGAATATTCATTAGACGGCAGCAGTTGGATAAATATAGCTTCATTTGACGGTTTTCCCGATGAGTGGAGCCACGATATTATTCCAATTCCCGAGCTGACAGGAGAAAACGTTTATCTTCGTTTTATACTCTCTACCGATGATTCTGTTGATGATCCGGGCTGGTGGATCGATCAGATCAAGATTTTAGCATCAGACGGAGCTGGTACATCTTCTGATATTCCTCCTGCCAGATCAGAATTATTTCCCAATTTTCCCAATCCTTTCAATCCTGAAACACACATAAAATACGATCTGGCAAATTCCAGTCAGGTTGAACTTTCGATTTTTAATCTGAAAGGTCAGAAAGTAAGAGCGTTGGTCAACGAGTTTCAGGTAGCAGGGAATCAGGAATGTATCTGGAATGGCAAAGATGATAATAACCGATCAGTAGCATCGGGCGTATATTTTTATACATTGAAAACTCATGATTTTTCGAAAACACATAAAATGGTTTTATTGAAATAACTTCGGAGGTTATGTGAAAAGAACATACTTCTTACTTACGATATTAATGATCTCTACATTTATATTTTCCGATGTAGAGTTCACAAGTACAAATGACAAAGTGACGCTTTCTTACCAGAAAGAACGAGGACAGCAGCAGGAAGCCAGATTAGATAAGCTTCTGGCAATTCCTTCTGAAAACGCAGAAGTTGTGGTTACTAACTGCGAAGTAGAAGTTTATGATGCCGATGGCAAGCTTATCGAAACGAAAAGAATTAGTGGCCAGAATTTTGCCAGAATTACCGAAAGTTTTATTATGCGAGATCTTTACGGTCATCAGCTTCAGATCGATCTGGAAAAGAAAGAAGGCGATACTGTAACAAGAATTAAGAATATTGATCTGGAAGTGCAAGCTGTAAATAGAACTGAAATTCCCCAAAAGATTTCGAAAGCTTTCCTGCCGGTTTATCGGGAAATTGTCGATAATTTTGATGGTTCATATCTGCGAAATCTGGAAGTGCAGGAATCCAAGATGCTGATCGTGGCACATTCCGATCTTTTACAGACTGTGCAATTCTTTACCGCCTGGAAAAATGCTAAAGGTATCGATACGGAAGTTATCCTGAAAGAAGATGCTGGAACCACAAATGCCGAGATCAAAAACTATATCTCAGACATCTATCAAACAGAAGAATTTCCACCCGATTATCTGGTTATCATCGGTGATATAAACGGACCTTTTGCTGTTCCTTCTTTTTTTATTAACAGCGGAACCGAAGATGACGTGACTGATCATCCTTATACCCTTATGGAAGGTGATGATTATTTTCCTGAAATGATCGTTGGCAGAATGTCGGTAGATTCCAATAACGAACTGCAAACTATTGTTTCCAAAGTTTACAACTACGAAAAAACACCATACATGGGAAACACGGACTGGTTCGAAAAAGCGCTTCTGGTTGCCGGTAATTTCAGCGACAGTCCACCACCTCCGACAACACCAGTAAAAGTGACGATGTGGCTGCGCGATAAAATGTATGATTATGGTTACGATGAAATTACAGAATTATATTACTGGCCGCCAAATTACAACGTTTATCCTGGTACATCTCAGATTATTTCTGCAATAAATGATGGTGTGGGAATTGTAACTTATCGTGGCTGGGGAGATGCTAACGGTTGGCATTATCCGCGTTTTCACGTGGATGACATGAATGGAGTTTCAAACGGATATTATCTTCCGGTGGTTACTTCTATTGTTTGTAACACTGGCGATTTTG
Encoded proteins:
- a CDS encoding T9SS type A sorting domain-containing protein is translated as MKKVLLIFSIILTFSVLSAQLEWSNSLPVRQGVNIEWSRASEPMNDGSVVYVWSDTRYGDRDLWAQRVDSSGNLLWGSDGKLVNGEINRQEDPVVIGVGNGEVIIAWVDFRYSDAGDIFAQKLDTNGNLMWDSEAVELCSADDIQISLNIVEDTNGGAYIIWLDSRNPGGVDIYGTHVDTNGNIVAGWDADGNAIAVEDGDQNYHTFWEDGTGGAILAWQDTRIADDANIYVQRIDSGGSLLWNAGGNLLVGATGIQEKPKMSPDGTGSFIFSWRDKRSDNFGDIYAQRVNLDGNLLWTNDVEVYVGNGVQRNVRLTSSSDTGVIAVWEDGRNEVGAEFKDIFIQKIDVDGNLLWNSSGEVVVEALNDQINPRLTSDGNGGAWIVWEDGRTENHPFGDVFLQHFDSTGSTQLTTNGMVICDEAGYQFSPLVKISNSSVFVVWGDTRTGSTGIYVQILDFSGNIQLDEDGELIWYGLDGDALDFVILENQENPVVLWEDTRNASIATQIYMQVVNSNGTFGLQEDGVAITQMTGYDQDNFDAYKETDESTIALVWEENRGNERKVYAQAVDLNATSLWNDMGIQLSSIDYEQYSAKISLDNSSYYAGWTDYNGDFISPVIRVMGQKLDASGNLQWGTEGVEIADRPGDDVITDVVGRYYIWQNESWPDYNIYAKLVNEDGTTAAGWDDNGTLICDADENQKEAKGIMTPDGLLILWKDARNGDFDIYGQLITEDGVTQWEDNGKALVSVVNDQELSNFLYNDGVVMTWEDYRTGSAFDVYMQQFDTSGNEVFTADGLPIIVHGNDQVNPYITMSNDEYMIFWEDYQTESESNLMGQYIHDDGSLEWPSLGFMIDDGIKNQNKPEAVSHGMYSYVFWEDTRSSGKTDIYNIFAQKVEYEPVSVNNNEIPQEFNVMRQNFPNPFKTSTAISFNINTNQLQNAKVEIFNTRGQKIRSVEIDNSSIVWDGKDFAGKTVSNGVYFYKLKAKGFDSKPRKMILLK
- a CDS encoding T9SS type A sorting domain-containing protein — its product is MKIRVILLLIVLTGLLSAQVALDPRYHTYDEAMDEIFAYQDTFPDLVKVEQIGNTLGAYPYQNSLPIYAVKLSNNVQVDEDEPEILFLGPCHSEEILGIEINMFMLQEIIQYRNVQPFSVWLDNLEIWIVPTYNPEGLQVVMDDWDETFRKNKRDNNGNEVFDFVPGSGGDIDGVDPNRNYSFNWIHGEGLYQGQGEEWNDYYRGPFPFSEGESQTIRDFAAQHHFIYSIAWHSSRTGNLSEKVFHSFKWEDVKACPDLQFNKSIGDNVAALIENEAGTGSYESYSSQGRKGGANDWFYKTYGTVQLLIECGTQNMQPNNDPPLYLIDDTCERNRIGAYYLMNRALGYNADASMLTGIVTDATTGDPLVARYSIDEKEAGFFDPRFTDELYGRYWRPISVGTYNLRINKKGYEESVTTITVNNSQWTTLNIQLTPLDQIIVNAVVESNGTALDGTIMVGNGQYIEEDILDFTGGSLSFDNYVGEHEITVMAAGYVPQVFTVDLTAGVYDLNIEMSEAETIFNEDFESNLSAWNVQGDWALTENSTTGTYSVTDSPDEFYQNGTTASLTLLSPINLTQATDDVVIELWHKYHTEHDYDFCHLEYSLDGSSWINIASFDGFPDEWSHDIIPIPELTGENVYLRFILSTDDSVDDPGWWIDQIKILASDGAGTSSDIPPARSELFPNFPNPFNPETHIKYDLANSSQVELSIFNLKGQKVRALVNEFQVAGNQECIWNGKDDNNRSVASGVYFYTLKTHDFSKTHKMVLLK